In a single window of the Luteibacter rhizovicinus DSM 16549 genome:
- a CDS encoding RtcB family protein: MSTTAYEVINEPGAAPIKLWTRGVPLEAEARQQLINIAKLPFIHGWLAVMPDVHLGKGATVGSVVPTIGAIVPAAVGVDIGCGMIATRTTLTASDLPDDLRDLRHAIEAAVPHGRTVGKRDKGAWATPPKATEDGWHELVAEFALITAKYPKLARTNNLHHLGTLGTGNHFVEICLDEEQRVWFMLHSGSRGVGNAIGNHFIELAKQDMRRWMINLPDQDLAYLPEGSEHFGDYVFAVDWAQRFARTNRAIMMRHVIEAARKIIAKPFDAWSEAVNCHHNYVSREKHLGKDVLVTRKGAVSARKGELGIIPGSMGAKSFIVRGLGNEESFNSCSHGAGRVMSRTQAKKQITLEEHRKATAHVECRKDADVIDESPAAYKSIEAVMAAQEDLVEIVHTLRQVVCVKG, from the coding sequence ATGAGTACGACCGCTTACGAAGTCATCAACGAGCCGGGTGCCGCACCGATCAAGCTGTGGACCCGCGGTGTGCCGCTGGAAGCCGAAGCACGCCAGCAGCTGATCAACATTGCGAAGCTGCCCTTCATCCATGGCTGGCTGGCCGTGATGCCCGACGTCCACCTGGGCAAGGGCGCCACGGTCGGCTCGGTGGTGCCGACCATCGGTGCGATCGTCCCGGCGGCCGTCGGCGTCGATATCGGTTGCGGCATGATCGCTACGCGGACGACGCTGACCGCGTCGGATCTGCCGGACGACCTGCGCGATCTGCGCCATGCGATCGAGGCGGCGGTACCGCACGGCCGTACAGTGGGAAAGCGCGATAAAGGCGCCTGGGCCACGCCACCGAAAGCCACGGAGGATGGCTGGCACGAACTGGTCGCGGAATTTGCGCTGATCACGGCGAAGTATCCGAAGCTGGCACGCACCAACAACCTGCACCACCTCGGTACGCTCGGCACGGGCAACCATTTCGTCGAGATCTGTCTCGACGAGGAGCAGCGCGTGTGGTTCATGCTGCACTCCGGCTCCCGTGGCGTGGGCAATGCCATTGGCAACCACTTTATCGAGCTCGCCAAGCAGGACATGCGCCGCTGGATGATCAACCTGCCCGACCAGGATCTGGCGTACCTGCCGGAGGGCAGCGAGCATTTCGGCGACTACGTGTTCGCCGTGGACTGGGCGCAGCGTTTTGCGCGGACGAACCGGGCCATCATGATGCGTCACGTGATCGAGGCGGCGCGCAAGATCATCGCCAAGCCGTTCGACGCGTGGTCGGAGGCGGTGAACTGCCACCACAACTACGTGAGCCGCGAGAAGCACCTGGGCAAGGACGTCCTGGTTACCCGTAAGGGGGCGGTGAGTGCGAGGAAGGGTGAGCTCGGCATCATCCCGGGAAGCATGGGAGCGAAGAGCTTCATCGTGCGTGGCCTCGGTAACGAGGAAAGTTTCAACAGCTGCAGCCACGGCGCCGGGCGTGTGATGAGCCGCACCCAGGCGAAGAAGCAGATCACGCTCGAGGAACACCGCAAGGCGACGGCGCATGTCGAGTGCCGCAAGGATGCCGATGTGATCGACGAGTCGCCGGCGGCGTACAAGTCCATCGAAGCCGTGATGGCGGCGCAAGAGGATCTCGTTGAAATCGTCCACACTTTGCGCCAGGTCGTCTGTGTGAAGGGTTGA
- the rtcA gene encoding RNA 3'-terminal phosphate cyclase, which produces MIELDGQAGGGQLLRTALALSLCTGEAFAMTGIRARRERPGLLRQHLTAVDAARAVGKATVEGASTGSTELRFTPEGIHAGEHRWTIGTAGSTTLVLQTVLPALWMHGVAAHLTIEGGTHNPQAPTADFIDEAFLPLMERMGIDGDFSMGGHGFYPAGGGRITFDLRPSAKPSALHLPHRGEVVERHARAILSAIPLGIGQRELEVARRRLGLGEAEVSVRQVKSPIGPGNALSIRFRAEHSTAVFTGFGIKRVTAEHVAEGVSKAASAWLAADVAVDEHLADQLLLPMALAGEGSFSTTLPSAHARSNAALIEKFLPVEFSFDDEGGGRWSIAVSR; this is translated from the coding sequence ATGATTGAATTGGATGGCCAGGCGGGTGGCGGACAGCTGCTCCGCACGGCGTTGGCACTCAGCCTGTGTACGGGCGAGGCCTTCGCCATGACCGGCATTCGTGCGCGGCGCGAGCGTCCTGGTCTGTTGCGGCAACACCTGACGGCCGTGGATGCGGCGCGCGCGGTGGGCAAGGCCACGGTCGAAGGCGCTAGCACCGGATCCACCGAGCTGCGCTTCACGCCAGAGGGTATTCATGCGGGCGAACACCGCTGGACCATCGGTACCGCAGGCTCAACCACCTTGGTCCTGCAGACGGTACTGCCCGCGTTGTGGATGCACGGCGTTGCAGCTCACCTGACCATCGAAGGCGGCACGCACAATCCGCAGGCGCCCACCGCTGACTTCATCGACGAGGCTTTCTTGCCGTTGATGGAGCGCATGGGGATCGATGGCGACTTCAGCATGGGAGGGCACGGCTTCTATCCGGCGGGCGGTGGCCGCATCACGTTCGACCTGCGTCCGAGCGCGAAGCCCAGCGCCCTTCACCTTCCTCACCGAGGCGAGGTTGTCGAGCGGCATGCGCGGGCGATCCTTTCGGCGATACCGTTAGGGATTGGCCAACGCGAGCTGGAGGTGGCGCGCCGCCGTCTTGGCCTCGGTGAGGCCGAAGTGTCCGTGCGTCAGGTGAAGTCGCCTATCGGTCCCGGCAATGCGCTGAGCATTCGCTTTCGCGCGGAGCACAGTACCGCTGTCTTCACCGGGTTCGGCATCAAGCGCGTGACCGCCGAGCACGTGGCGGAAGGCGTCAGCAAGGCGGCTTCGGCATGGCTGGCTGCCGACGTTGCCGTCGACGAGCATCTCGCCGATCAGCTGCTCTTGCCCATGGCGCTTGCCGGGGAAGGAAGCTTCAGCACCACGCTTCCGTCCGCTCACGCGCGCAGCAACGCGGCGTTGATCGAAAAATTCCTGCCGGTCGAGTTCAGCTTCGACGACGAGGGCGGTGGCCGTTGGTCCATCGCCGTCTCGCGGTAA
- a CDS encoding DNA translocase FtsK, which yields MPSLVFGAFGLSTLWLLPLLWRIGAALVRRRRPPTVGPGAIRFWSGFVLVLLASTTLEGIVISHYTDDPSVGGVVCRWLGSAFGEFPGAALTSLLAIVAMVVALPWYLGVSWSSFIVRLNALLEPMGALAIEGTRRLLTRTASRATGRRPASAVRRADRVPAARRRAKAAPAKPAAVAKAVPAALRRDTTRAEPVSNDPVRPSIATPVMPRHRVKPDTVIREPWLAPRALAAASPEPSPATVVDSYRTDERPVAATSGPARAEEHSYTALRRAEEERRSEEQRSVYEPSTLPVEQVRTVEVDSPVEVAPPLPVLSPVAPVSRFAVAANDEPHAEPVRTFALTPVRPLRSGSSVSAVGIPPLDLLAPASPSSNAALAISEQDLRDTGELIEQRLREFKVPVQVVGASAGPVITRYEVEPAVGVRGNQIVALMKDLARGLGRTTIRVVETIPGKTCMGLELPNEQRQMIALSEILDSAEYRESDSLLTLAMGKGITGEPVVADLAKAPHMLVAGTTGSGKSVAVNAMILSMLYKATPEDVRMIMIDPKMLELSVYEGIPHLLAPVVTDMKLAANALNWCVAEMENRYRVMSDLRVRNLAGFNQKVREARAAGKPLFNPFPAHPEVPEHLDTLPMIVVIIDELADLMMVAGKKIEELIARLAQKARAAGIHLILATQRPSVDVITGLIKANIPTRVAFQVSSKIDSRTILDQMGAESLLGQGDMLFLPPGTGYPQRIHGAFVADEEVHRIVAWLKQFGEPDYKDEILAGPPSDAVDGEPGEDGIDAELDPLYDEAAAFVLRSRRASISFVQRQFRIGYNRAARLVEAMEAAGLVSSMGINGQREVIAPGPSD from the coding sequence ATGCCCTCACTCGTTTTTGGCGCCTTCGGGCTGTCCACGCTCTGGCTACTCCCCCTGCTCTGGCGCATCGGCGCCGCGCTGGTCCGTCGGCGTCGTCCGCCCACGGTCGGTCCCGGAGCGATTCGCTTCTGGTCGGGCTTCGTTCTGGTGTTGCTCGCGAGCACGACGCTCGAAGGCATCGTGATCTCCCATTACACCGACGATCCTTCGGTCGGCGGTGTGGTGTGTCGCTGGCTCGGCAGTGCGTTCGGTGAATTTCCCGGCGCCGCGCTGACTTCGCTGCTCGCCATCGTGGCGATGGTCGTCGCCCTTCCCTGGTACCTCGGCGTGTCGTGGTCGTCCTTCATCGTGCGCTTGAACGCTCTTCTCGAGCCGATGGGTGCACTGGCGATCGAAGGTACGCGTCGCCTCCTGACCCGCACGGCCTCGCGCGCCACCGGCCGTCGCCCTGCTTCCGCCGTCCGCCGTGCCGATCGTGTGCCCGCCGCGCGTCGTCGTGCAAAAGCGGCGCCGGCCAAGCCGGCAGCTGTTGCCAAGGCGGTTCCCGCCGCCCTTCGACGCGACACGACGCGCGCCGAGCCGGTGTCGAATGATCCCGTACGACCGTCCATCGCGACGCCGGTCATGCCGCGCCATCGCGTCAAGCCGGACACGGTGATCAGAGAGCCGTGGCTTGCGCCGCGTGCCCTGGCAGCCGCATCGCCGGAGCCCTCGCCCGCCACCGTAGTCGACTCGTATCGCACGGACGAGCGCCCCGTTGCCGCAACCTCCGGTCCTGCACGCGCGGAAGAACATTCCTATACGGCGCTTCGCCGCGCTGAAGAAGAACGCCGCTCCGAAGAACAACGTTCGGTGTACGAACCGTCGACGCTCCCGGTCGAGCAGGTGAGGACGGTCGAGGTCGATTCGCCGGTTGAGGTGGCCCCGCCGCTGCCCGTGCTCTCACCGGTCGCACCCGTCTCGCGCTTCGCGGTGGCGGCGAACGATGAACCCCACGCCGAACCGGTCCGCACCTTCGCACTCACGCCCGTGAGACCGTTGCGCAGCGGCAGTAGCGTCAGCGCCGTCGGTATCCCGCCGCTCGATCTCCTCGCTCCCGCCTCACCCAGCTCGAACGCCGCGCTCGCCATCTCCGAACAGGACCTCCGCGATACCGGTGAGCTGATCGAACAGCGCCTGCGCGAGTTCAAGGTGCCGGTGCAGGTCGTCGGGGCGTCGGCAGGCCCGGTGATCACACGTTACGAAGTGGAGCCCGCCGTGGGCGTCCGCGGCAACCAGATCGTCGCGCTGATGAAAGATCTCGCACGTGGCCTCGGACGGACCACGATCCGCGTCGTCGAGACGATTCCCGGCAAGACGTGCATGGGCCTGGAGTTGCCGAACGAACAACGCCAGATGATCGCGTTGTCCGAAATCCTCGACTCCGCCGAATATCGCGAGTCCGATTCGCTGCTGACCCTGGCGATGGGCAAAGGCATCACCGGCGAGCCCGTGGTGGCCGACCTGGCCAAGGCGCCGCACATGCTGGTTGCCGGCACGACGGGCTCGGGTAAATCGGTCGCGGTGAACGCGATGATCCTGTCGATGCTCTACAAGGCCACGCCTGAAGACGTCCGCATGATCATGATCGATCCGAAGATGCTGGAGCTCTCGGTTTACGAGGGCATTCCGCACCTGCTGGCGCCCGTGGTCACGGACATGAAGCTCGCCGCCAACGCGCTGAACTGGTGCGTCGCCGAGATGGAAAACCGCTACCGCGTGATGTCGGATCTGCGCGTGCGCAACCTCGCCGGTTTCAACCAGAAGGTGCGCGAGGCGCGCGCCGCGGGCAAGCCGCTGTTCAATCCGTTCCCGGCGCATCCCGAAGTACCGGAGCATCTGGATACCTTGCCGATGATCGTGGTGATCATCGACGAGCTGGCCGACCTGATGATGGTCGCCGGCAAGAAGATCGAAGAACTGATCGCACGGCTGGCGCAGAAGGCGCGTGCAGCGGGTATCCACCTGATCCTCGCGACACAGCGCCCCTCGGTCGACGTGATCACCGGACTGATCAAGGCGAACATCCCTACCCGCGTCGCCTTCCAGGTGTCATCGAAGATCGACTCGCGCACCATTCTCGACCAGATGGGCGCCGAGAGCCTGCTCGGCCAGGGTGACATGCTGTTCCTGCCACCAGGTACGGGCTATCCGCAGCGCATCCACGGCGCCTTTGTCGCCGACGAGGAAGTGCATCGCATCGTGGCGTGGCTGAAGCAGTTCGGCGAGCCCGACTACAAGGACGAGATCCTTGCCGGTCCGCCGAGCGACGCGGTCGATGGCGAACCTGGCGAAGACGGCATCGACGCCGAACTGGATCCGTTGTACGACGAAGCGGCGGCCTTTGTACTGCGTTCGCGTCGTGCGTCGATCTCGTTCGTGCAGCGCCAGTTCCGCATCGGTTACAACCGCGCGGCGCGTCTGGTCGAGGCGATGGAAGCGGCAGGGTTGGTGTCGTCGATGGGTATCAACGGGCAGCGCGAAGTCATCGCGCCGGGTCCTTCGGACTAA
- a CDS encoding SDR family NAD(P)-dependent oxidoreductase yields MSTETKGTAIVTGASSGIGQVYAERLAARGYDLILVARRLDRLEALVKSIGEKTGRKVEALKADLTQKADVALVEKRLKEDASITLLVNNAGISLEGSILDNDTAAIEQLIAINITAPTVLSAAAAKVFKARDKGGIINIASVLAFAPDLFDGIYSGSKAHVVNITLGLAAQLKGTNVHAQAVLPGATRSEIWEKSGKDVDALLPGMVMETADLVDAGLLGFDRGEVVTIPPLHDEGQYLAYEAARHAMAPNLSRKEVAPRYRA; encoded by the coding sequence ATGAGCACTGAAACCAAAGGCACGGCCATCGTCACAGGCGCCTCGTCCGGCATCGGTCAGGTCTATGCGGAGCGCCTTGCCGCCCGCGGCTACGACCTCATCCTGGTCGCCCGCCGCCTGGATCGCCTGGAAGCCCTGGTGAAGTCGATCGGCGAAAAGACCGGCCGCAAGGTCGAGGCCCTCAAGGCCGACCTGACCCAGAAGGCGGACGTCGCCCTCGTCGAGAAGCGCCTCAAGGAAGACGCCTCGATCACCCTGCTGGTGAACAACGCCGGTATTTCCCTCGAAGGCAGCATCCTCGACAACGACACCGCCGCGATCGAGCAGCTCATCGCCATCAACATCACGGCCCCGACGGTGCTCTCCGCCGCCGCTGCCAAGGTCTTCAAGGCGCGCGACAAGGGCGGCATCATCAACATCGCCTCTGTCCTGGCCTTTGCGCCGGACCTCTTCGACGGCATCTACAGCGGCTCGAAGGCCCACGTGGTCAACATCACGCTCGGCCTGGCGGCCCAGCTGAAGGGCACCAACGTGCACGCCCAGGCCGTGTTGCCGGGCGCCACCCGTTCGGAGATCTGGGAGAAGTCGGGCAAGGACGTCGATGCCCTGCTTCCGGGCATGGTCATGGAAACCGCCGACCTGGTCGACGCGGGCCTCCTCGGCTTCGACCGTGGCGAAGTGGTGACCATCCCGCCGCTGCACGACGAAGGTCAGTATCTGGCCTACGAGGCGGCTCGCCATGCGATGGCCCCGAACCTGTCGCGTAAGGAAGTGGCGCCGCGTTACCGCGCGTAA
- a CDS encoding winged helix-turn-helix transcriptional regulator, which translates to MDIDKLSSGTCAISRGLAFVGDTWSVLILRDASRGMSQFDQFRTSLGIAPNILSRRLKALTEAGVLEKRRYSERPPRDEYVLTQAGRDFIPIMAAIGEWGRTYNGGGPAMSHLASDETGEPIRAVVVDECTGKPLGATPMHLVMPD; encoded by the coding sequence ATGGACATCGACAAACTTTCTTCAGGCACCTGTGCGATCTCCCGCGGCCTCGCCTTTGTCGGCGATACCTGGAGCGTGCTCATCCTTCGGGATGCCAGTCGTGGCATGAGCCAGTTCGACCAGTTCAGGACCAGTCTCGGCATCGCGCCGAACATCCTGTCCCGTCGATTGAAAGCCCTGACCGAGGCGGGCGTCTTGGAAAAGCGCCGCTACAGCGAGCGCCCGCCGCGCGACGAATACGTGCTGACGCAGGCCGGGCGGGACTTCATCCCGATCATGGCGGCGATCGGCGAGTGGGGCCGCACCTACAACGGCGGCGGCCCGGCCATGAGCCATCTCGCCAGCGACGAGACCGGTGAGCCGATCAGGGCGGTCGTAGTCGACGAGTGCACCGGCAAGCCGCTGGGCGCGACGCCGATGCATCTGGTGATGCCGGACTGA
- the rbsB gene encoding ribose ABC transporter substrate-binding protein RbsB, with protein sequence MRKVTFLAAAAATLLAACSQQGPGESAPAAASTAGGAAASGTPVIGLALSTQNNPFFVELKDGAQKAAKDAGVQLVVVDAQDDPARQISSVEDLIQKRVSVILLNPTDSSALAGAVQSAQRANIPVITLDRGVDGAEVASHIASDNIAGGKMAADFLAKELNGKGNIIELQGVAGTSAARERGKGFDDQIATTGMKVVAQQPANFDRAQGLSVSENLLQGNNDVQAIFAQNDEMALGAVQALAGKNKKILVVGFDGTPDGKTAVQSGAMAATVAQQPEEIGKLGVETAKKLIDKQPVDKSIAVPLKLLTKQ encoded by the coding sequence ATGCGTAAAGTCACATTCCTGGCCGCGGCAGCGGCAACGCTGCTCGCAGCCTGCTCGCAGCAGGGTCCGGGCGAATCCGCGCCGGCCGCCGCCTCCACCGCTGGCGGCGCCGCCGCTTCGGGCACGCCGGTGATCGGCCTCGCGCTGTCGACGCAGAACAACCCGTTCTTCGTCGAGCTGAAGGATGGCGCCCAGAAGGCCGCCAAGGACGCCGGCGTCCAGCTGGTCGTCGTCGATGCGCAGGACGATCCGGCTCGCCAGATCTCCAGCGTCGAAGATCTGATCCAGAAGCGCGTCTCGGTCATCCTGCTCAACCCGACCGACTCTTCGGCCCTGGCCGGTGCCGTACAGTCCGCGCAGCGCGCGAACATCCCGGTAATCACGCTCGACCGCGGCGTCGACGGCGCCGAAGTCGCATCGCACATCGCGTCGGACAACATCGCCGGCGGCAAGATGGCGGCCGACTTCCTGGCCAAGGAACTCAACGGCAAGGGCAACATCATCGAGCTGCAGGGCGTCGCCGGCACCTCGGCCGCGCGTGAGCGCGGCAAGGGCTTCGACGATCAGATCGCCACGACCGGCATGAAGGTCGTCGCGCAGCAGCCGGCGAACTTCGACCGTGCGCAAGGCCTCTCGGTGAGCGAGAACCTGCTCCAGGGCAACAACGACGTCCAGGCGATCTTCGCGCAGAACGACGAAATGGCCCTCGGTGCGGTGCAGGCCCTGGCTGGCAAGAACAAGAAGATCCTCGTCGTCGGCTTCGACGGCACGCCGGACGGCAAGACCGCCGTACAGAGCGGCGCCATGGCGGCCACGGTCGCCCAGCAGCCGGAAGAAATCGGCAAGCTCGGCGTCGAGACGGCGAAGAAGCTCATCGACAAGCAGCCGGTCGACAAGTCGATCGCCGTGCCGCTGAAGCTGCTGACCAAGCAGTAA